From Miscanthus floridulus cultivar M001 chromosome 15, ASM1932011v1, whole genome shotgun sequence, the proteins below share one genomic window:
- the LOC136509111 gene encoding uncharacterized protein translates to MLRNFPQARRLLRRMGFEKEDAYFWKQMGKATLCTYTLFGVAWLWNETSPLGWWTLKPRPKEEKEMAHLYERREFPYPGDEEAIEEFIKSGGALGTTIGPKGFADANMDSENMQKQLQSKKFEQEAQKLWLRMRNEVVQELQEKGFDIE, encoded by the exons ATGCTGCGCAACTTCCCGCAGGCCCGGAGGCTGCTCAG GCGGATGGGGTTCGAGAAGGAGGACGCCTACTTCTGGAAGCAGATGGGAAAGGCCACGCTCTGCACCTACACGCTCTTCGGCGTCGCCTGGCTCTGGAACGAGACGTCCCCGCTCGGGTGGTGGACGCTCAAGCCGCGCCCCAAG gaagaaaaagaaatggcacaCCTTTATGAGCGCAGGGAGTTCCCGTACCCTGGTGATGAGGAGGCAATTGAGGAGTTCATAAAGAGTGGAGGTGCTCTTGGAACCACAATTGGACCCAAGGGTTTCGCTGATGCCAATATGGATTCTGAAAACATGCAGAAGCAGTTGCAGTCTAAAAAGTTTGAGCAGGAAGCACAGAAACTATGGCTTCGGATGAGGAATGAGGTTGTACAGGAGCTCCAGGAGAAGGGATTTGATATTGAATGA